A window from Manis javanica isolate MJ-LG chromosome 10, MJ_LKY, whole genome shotgun sequence encodes these proteins:
- the EMP2 gene encoding epithelial membrane protein 2: MLVLLVFIIVFHITSATLLFIATINNAWWVAEELFADVWRVCVNNTNCTEIDTTFQDYSTMQAVQATMILSTTLCCVAFLVFVVQLFRLKQGERFVLTSIIQLMSCLCVMIAASIYTDRRQDLHEKNQRWYSQASDGRFGYSFILAWVAFAFTFTSGLMYLILRKRK, translated from the exons ATGTTGGTGCTTCTGGTGTTCATTATTGTTTTCCACATCACCTCCGCCACCTTGCTTTTCATTGCCACCATCAACAAC GCCTGGTGGGTCGCAGAAGAATTATTTGCAGATGTCTGGAGGGTCTGCGTCAACAACACGAATTGTACGGAAATCGACACCACCTTTCAAG ATTACTCTACGATGCAGGCGGTCCAGGCCACCATGATCCTGTCTACCACTCTCTGCTGTGTCGCCTTCCTGGTCTTCGTGGTCCAGCTCTTCCGCCTCAAGCAGGGGGAGAGATTTGTTTTGACCTCCATCATCCAGCTCATGTCAT GCCTGTGTGTCATGATTGCGGCTTCCATTTATACGGACCGGCGCCAAGACCTCCATGAGAAAAACCAAAGATGGTACTCCCAGGCCTCGGACGGCAGATTCGGCTACTCCTTCATCCTGGCCTGGGTGGCCTTTGCCTTCACCTTCACCAGCGGCCTCATGTATCTGATACTAAGGAAGCGCAAATAG